From one Bacteroides fragilis NCTC 9343 genomic stretch:
- a CDS encoding YfcC family protein, which translates to MLKRIPHTYTIISSVILLCAVLSWIIPAGEYMRETIDVNGISRTVIVDHSFHRVEQTPQTWQVFSSLLEGFERQAGIIAFLLIMGGAFQIMNSSRAIDTGIFSFLNFTKGLEKHRLIKILGVNNVVISLVIILFSLFGSVFGMSEETLAFVIIIVPLAISMGYDSITGLCMVYVAAHIGFSGAVLNPFTIGIAQGLSDLPLFSGFEYRMFCWLILTTALIVCVLRYAAVVKKHPEKSPMYHADAYWRKREKESCGEISHVTTRQAWIVYLLLLVSLGLFSIIYPISTFSVGEASVTCYAVPTLSILFAVFGWLGLRKSNQFFILTLLAFTILFLIIGVMGHGWYLPEISAIFLAMGILSGFANSEHADAIIKQFMDGAKDMLSAAIVVGLAGGIIQILQDGHIIDPILHSLASLMGEAGKIVSLGVMYLIQTLINLIIPSGSAKAALTMPIMAPFSDVIGLSRQATVMAYQFGDGFTNMITPTSAVLMGALGIARIPYEIWVKWFWKILLLFIILGMVLLIPTVLFPLNGF; encoded by the coding sequence ATGCTCAAACGGATACCCCACACATACACCATCATTTCTTCGGTCATTCTACTCTGTGCAGTGCTTTCCTGGATCATTCCTGCCGGAGAATATATGCGAGAGACAATCGACGTAAACGGTATTTCCCGCACTGTCATTGTAGACCATTCTTTCCACCGGGTAGAACAGACACCCCAGACCTGGCAAGTGTTCAGCTCCCTTCTTGAAGGCTTCGAACGTCAGGCAGGAATTATAGCTTTCTTACTGATTATGGGAGGTGCCTTTCAAATAATGAATAGCAGCCGTGCTATTGATACCGGCATTTTTTCATTTCTGAATTTCACGAAAGGACTTGAAAAACACCGACTGATCAAAATACTGGGAGTAAACAATGTAGTGATATCCTTAGTCATCATCCTTTTCAGCCTTTTCGGTTCCGTATTCGGTATGAGTGAAGAGACACTGGCCTTCGTCATCATCATTGTCCCACTTGCCATATCAATGGGATATGACTCCATCACCGGGCTGTGCATGGTATACGTAGCTGCCCATATCGGCTTTTCCGGTGCAGTACTGAATCCTTTTACGATCGGCATTGCGCAAGGTTTGTCTGATCTCCCGTTGTTCTCCGGATTTGAATACCGTATGTTTTGTTGGCTGATACTGACCACCGCCCTGATTGTTTGTGTACTCAGATATGCCGCTGTCGTCAAAAAGCATCCGGAAAAATCACCTATGTATCATGCTGACGCTTATTGGCGGAAACGGGAAAAAGAAAGCTGTGGAGAGATATCCCATGTAACGACTCGCCAAGCATGGATCGTATACCTATTGTTACTCGTGTCCTTGGGGTTGTTCTCCATCATCTACCCGATCAGTACTTTTTCAGTAGGTGAAGCATCAGTCACCTGCTATGCAGTTCCCACCTTATCTATCTTGTTTGCAGTTTTCGGTTGGCTGGGTTTACGCAAATCCAACCAGTTCTTTATATTGACCTTACTCGCATTCACTATTCTTTTCCTGATTATCGGTGTCATGGGTCATGGCTGGTATTTACCGGAGATATCCGCCATCTTTCTGGCAATGGGCATTCTTTCGGGGTTTGCCAATAGTGAACATGCAGATGCTATCATCAAGCAATTCATGGATGGAGCCAAAGACATGTTGTCGGCCGCCATAGTTGTGGGACTGGCCGGAGGGATTATTCAAATACTGCAAGACGGACATATCATCGACCCCATTTTACATTCTTTGGCTTCACTGATGGGAGAAGCTGGAAAAATAGTATCTTTGGGGGTGATGTATCTGATACAGACACTCATTAACCTGATTATCCCTTCCGGGTCCGCCAAAGCAGCGTTAACCATGCCTATCATGGCACCCTTTTCCGATGTCATCGGACTTTCGCGGCAAGCTACGGTAATGGCTTATCAGTTTGGTGACGGATTTACCAATATGATCACCCCTACTTCTGCTGTATTGATGGGTGCCTTAGGCATTGCCCGCATACCTTATGAGATTTGGGTAAAATGGTTCTGGAAGATACTTCTTTTATTCATTATCCTAGGAATGGTACTACTGATTCCCACGGTACTTTTCCCATTGAATGGATTTTAG
- the ribB gene encoding 3,4-dihydroxy-2-butanone-4-phosphate synthase — protein MKANNLLSQFGDHRQRVQSAITAVCEGRGILLVDDENRENEGDLIFSAQSMTEADMAIMIRHCSGIVCLCITEEKARQLNLPLMVEQNTSKYGTAFTISIEAAEGVTTGVSAADRIQTIRTAIAPNATPESLHHPGHIFPLIARSGGIKERSGHTEGSIDLMKLAGLAPCAVLCELTNDDGTMARLPEIIKFGLEHKYPVVTINDLKEYQTAPDFLPKLVGSFSCPAAENPTTAIMEAAFRHHYMHYRYINCEVGPENLAAAIQGAKAMGWRGFNCSLPNKVEIIRYLDELGESAKIIGAVNTVVIGDDQRATGENTDGKGFVKAISEIITIQDKKIALLGAGGAARAIAVEMALAGVKEITILNRNRDKGQALADLLNSQTVATARFVLWDHPYRFSTDIDIVINATSVGLYSNVDQRLNIDTDTLLPHMVVADCIPNPVYTQLLRDAVRRGCCHVLPGMKMLVYQAVIAIKYWSGVDVDPDIMLEKLKEVVKPA, from the coding sequence ATGAAAGCAAATAATTTACTATCCCAATTTGGTGATCATCGCCAAAGAGTTCAAAGCGCCATTACCGCCGTTTGCGAAGGAAGAGGGATTCTTCTGGTAGATGACGAAAACCGAGAAAATGAAGGAGACCTGATCTTCTCTGCCCAAAGTATGACAGAAGCAGACATGGCCATAATGATACGGCATTGTAGTGGCATTGTTTGTCTGTGCATCACGGAGGAGAAAGCCCGACAACTGAACTTACCGTTAATGGTGGAGCAAAACACCAGTAAATATGGTACCGCATTCACCATTTCGATCGAAGCAGCAGAGGGAGTGACCACCGGAGTATCAGCAGCCGACCGCATACAGACTATCCGGACGGCCATTGCCCCCAATGCCACTCCCGAATCTCTTCATCATCCCGGACATATATTCCCATTGATAGCCCGTTCCGGCGGAATCAAAGAACGGAGCGGTCACACCGAAGGCAGCATAGATCTGATGAAACTGGCAGGACTTGCACCCTGTGCCGTACTTTGTGAATTGACCAATGATGACGGAACTATGGCGCGCTTACCCGAAATCATAAAATTCGGGCTAGAACACAAATATCCGGTAGTGACAATCAATGATTTAAAAGAATATCAGACAGCCCCCGACTTTCTTCCCAAGCTGGTAGGCTCCTTCTCTTGTCCGGCAGCCGAAAATCCGACTACTGCCATTATGGAAGCAGCATTCCGTCACCACTATATGCACTACAGATATATCAACTGTGAAGTCGGTCCCGAAAATCTGGCGGCTGCCATACAGGGTGCAAAAGCCATGGGATGGAGAGGATTCAACTGCTCTCTGCCTAACAAGGTGGAAATCATCCGATACTTGGACGAGTTAGGAGAATCGGCAAAAATCATCGGTGCAGTGAATACAGTTGTCATTGGAGACGATCAGAGGGCTACCGGAGAAAACACAGATGGAAAAGGTTTTGTAAAAGCCATTTCGGAAATTATCACCATCCAAGACAAGAAGATTGCCTTGTTAGGTGCTGGCGGTGCTGCCCGTGCCATCGCTGTCGAAATGGCTCTGGCGGGAGTGAAAGAGATCACTATCTTGAACAGAAACAGAGACAAAGGCCAGGCATTGGCAGATTTACTGAACAGCCAAACGGTTGCAACTGCCAGATTTGTACTTTGGGACCATCCTTATCGGTTTTCCACAGATATCGACATTGTCATCAATGCCACCTCAGTAGGGCTTTATTCCAACGTAGACCAACGCTTGAACATAGACACAGATACCTTATTGCCACATATGGTAGTAGCCGACTGCATCCCCAACCCGGTATACACCCAACTGTTGAGAGATGCGGTCCGCCGCGGTTGTTGTCATGTATTGCCCGGAATGAAAATGCTGGTCTATCAAGCGGTCATTGCCATAAAATACTGGTCAGGAGTTGATGTCGATCCGGATATAATGCTGGAAAAATTAAAAGAAGTAGTAAAGCCTGCTTAG
- a CDS encoding LapA family protein, whose amino-acid sequence MFSLLLSTFAMMGLTFVIGFFVAGVIKLIASAADSLAFYSSHQEELARLKRIRKLHQKVATLITESALSDEEYGSDGREDFSRGVTKHPGDNRGFYHGVSPGESERGLMDYFYPEDTRTMFLRKEEQMLQHDKKNNKTSSTNKKQ is encoded by the coding sequence ATGTTTAGCTTATTGTTATCCACTTTTGCCATGATGGGGCTTACCTTCGTCATTGGTTTTTTCGTTGCCGGGGTGATAAAGTTGATTGCCTCTGCAGCTGATTCGTTGGCTTTTTATAGTTCGCACCAGGAAGAATTGGCCCGGCTGAAGCGTATTCGGAAACTGCATCAGAAAGTAGCTACGTTAATAACTGAAAGTGCTCTGAGTGATGAGGAGTATGGCAGTGATGGGCGTGAAGACTTCAGCAGGGGGGTCACAAAACATCCCGGAGATAATCGTGGGTTTTATCATGGTGTCAGTCCCGGTGAATCGGAGAGAGGTTTAATGGATTATTTTTACCCGGAAGACACAAGAACGATGTTTCTTCGGAAAGAAGAACAGATGTTACAGCATGATAAAAAAAATAATAAGACATCCTCAACCAATAAAAAACAATAA
- a CDS encoding AraC family transcriptional regulator: MAILERKIIHEIDTSCSHIIYPQFVLPRHKHAEYEIMLFTQGSGKQFVGEGVADFQEGDIALIGSNVPHLHLCNSKLNPVANTVCSAGEALQFLPDIFPVHIENLPDYQEIYRLLRKSQYGVRFYDKGLYDEVKELFQEMDLLKHTNRLITILRILGRLTECRNIKLLSDVAYNGSNRLLEVNEPVNKVYTYLFNHFKEKVLLQEVADYVKQNPSALCRYFKQRTDKSIFQCLAEIRIEHACKLLSYSNLSVSQIAFESGFNSVPYFIKQFQSITEKTPGEYRELIGR; the protein is encoded by the coding sequence ATGGCTATTTTAGAACGAAAAATTATACATGAGATTGATACCTCATGCAGTCATATTATCTATCCGCAATTTGTGTTACCCCGACACAAGCATGCGGAATACGAAATTATGCTCTTCACTCAAGGGAGTGGAAAACAGTTTGTAGGAGAAGGAGTCGCGGACTTTCAAGAAGGGGATATTGCTTTGATAGGGAGCAATGTGCCTCATCTGCATCTTTGTAATTCAAAACTGAATCCTGTTGCGAACACTGTATGCAGTGCCGGAGAAGCCTTACAGTTTCTTCCGGACATATTTCCTGTACATATAGAAAATTTGCCTGATTATCAAGAGATTTATCGTCTACTGAGAAAAAGTCAATATGGCGTTCGCTTTTATGATAAAGGGTTGTATGATGAGGTCAAAGAATTGTTTCAGGAGATGGATCTCTTAAAACATACTAATCGTTTGATCACTATATTACGTATCTTGGGGAGACTGACTGAATGTCGGAATATTAAATTACTTTCTGATGTAGCCTACAATGGTTCTAATAGGCTTCTGGAAGTGAATGAACCGGTCAATAAAGTGTATACCTATTTATTTAATCATTTTAAAGAGAAAGTTCTCCTGCAAGAAGTGGCTGATTATGTAAAGCAGAATCCTTCTGCACTTTGCCGTTACTTTAAACAACGGACAGACAAAAGTATTTTTCAGTGTCTGGCAGAAATTCGGATAGAACATGCTTGTAAATTACTGTCATATTCAAACTTGTCTGTTTCGCAAATAGCTTTTGAGTCCGGTTTCAACAGCGTACCTTATTTTATTAAGCAGTTTCAGAGTATCACTGAAAAGACTCCCGGTGAGTATAGGGAATTGATAGGCAGATAA
- a CDS encoding transglutaminase domain-containing protein, with product MKTLTRFLIIPMLSVAFFSCSESHFLKDVAYRNQVTQDFEMKKQQLPNGELFAVFNEKLTIPEQEALMFLYAYMPTGDVTDYTGDYYLENVRLSDQARREMPWGKEIPDDVFRHFVLPIRVNNENLDDSRRVFYNELKDRVKNLSLHDAVLEVNHWCHEKVIYTPSDARTSAPLASVKTAYGRCGEESTFTVAALRSVGIPARQVYTPRWAHTDDNHAWVEAWVDGKWYFFGACEPEPVLNLGWFNAPASRGMLMHTKVFGRYTGQEEIMYETPNYTEINVIDNYAPTAKGSVLVTDAEGQPVADATVEFKVYNYAEFYTVATKHTDRSGHASLTAGKGDMLVWASKDGRFGYSKLSFGKDNELKITLDKNASETYSLPLDIVPPAEGANLPEVTPEQRTENDRRMAQEDSIRNAYVATFITEEQARTFAKENKLDETETVRLLIASRGNHQTLTDFLSDAVKADKAGQAISLLKVVSAKDLRDVSPEVLNDHLNNSGLPASEDFCSNVLNPRVANEMITPYKAFFRKEIPASEAEAFRKNPQALVEWCKKEITINNELNSQRIPMSPMGVWKARVADEKSRNIFFVSMARSLGIPAWIDEVTGKIQYRTFNDNNLKNGKVYDVDFEAAQQTQAPTGTLVARYRPIPSLSDPKYYSHFTLSKFRNGTFQLLNYDEGDVDMGGGATWSNLLKNGARLDTGYYMMVTGTRMASGAVLANVTFFTIEEGKTTTVDLVMRESKDQVQVIGNFNSESTYLPIGTSEPQSILQTCGRGYYVVAVLGAGQEPTNHALRDIAALSGEFEKWGRKMVLLFPSEEQYKKFRPSEFPGLPSTITYGIDVDGAIQKQIAESMKLPNSTILPMFIIGDTFNRVVFVSQGYTIGLGEQLMKVIHGL from the coding sequence ATGAAAACCCTAACCCGCTTTCTAATCATTCCGATGTTGTCGGTTGCGTTCTTTTCATGCAGTGAGTCCCATTTCCTGAAAGATGTGGCTTACCGAAACCAAGTGACGCAAGATTTTGAAATGAAGAAGCAGCAACTTCCCAATGGAGAGTTGTTTGCAGTGTTTAATGAAAAGCTCACCATTCCCGAACAAGAGGCTTTAATGTTCCTCTATGCCTACATGCCTACAGGTGACGTAACGGATTATACAGGCGACTACTATCTGGAAAATGTCAGACTCTCCGATCAGGCACGTCGGGAAATGCCTTGGGGAAAAGAAATCCCCGATGACGTATTCCGTCATTTTGTGCTCCCCATTCGGGTAAACAATGAAAACCTGGATGACTCACGCCGGGTGTTTTACAATGAACTGAAAGACCGTGTGAAGAATCTGTCATTACACGACGCTGTACTCGAGGTAAACCACTGGTGCCACGAAAAGGTAATCTACACCCCAAGTGATGCCCGTACGAGTGCTCCACTCGCTTCCGTAAAAACCGCTTATGGTCGCTGTGGTGAAGAATCCACCTTCACCGTAGCAGCTCTTCGCTCGGTAGGTATTCCGGCACGACAGGTATATACTCCGCGTTGGGCACATACCGATGACAACCATGCATGGGTAGAAGCCTGGGTAGATGGCAAATGGTATTTCTTTGGTGCCTGTGAACCGGAACCGGTTTTGAACCTGGGTTGGTTTAATGCTCCCGCCAGTCGTGGTATGCTGATGCATACAAAGGTATTCGGACGCTATACCGGACAAGAAGAAATCATGTACGAAACTCCGAATTATACAGAGATCAACGTGATTGACAATTATGCTCCGACTGCCAAAGGTTCCGTACTCGTGACAGATGCCGAAGGTCAGCCGGTAGCCGATGCTACCGTAGAGTTCAAGGTCTATAACTACGCTGAATTTTATACGGTGGCCACCAAACATACAGACCGGAGCGGGCATGCATCATTGACTGCCGGCAAGGGTGATATGTTGGTATGGGCCTCCAAAGACGGACGGTTCGGTTATTCTAAACTATCATTCGGCAAAGACAATGAACTGAAGATCACACTGGACAAAAACGCCAGTGAAACCTATTCGCTTCCACTGGATATCGTTCCTCCTGCCGAAGGCGCCAACCTGCCCGAAGTGACTCCGGAACAACGTACTGAAAATGATCGGCGCATGGCACAGGAAGATTCTATCCGCAACGCATACGTAGCCACTTTCATTACCGAAGAGCAAGCTCGGACTTTTGCCAAAGAGAATAAGCTGGATGAAACCGAAACAGTACGCTTACTGATAGCTTCCAGAGGTAACCACCAGACTTTAACCGATTTCCTTTCTGATGCTGTAAAAGCCGATAAGGCCGGTCAGGCTATCAGCCTGCTGAAAGTAGTCTCGGCCAAAGACCTGAGAGACGTAAGCCCGGAAGTATTGAACGACCATCTGAATAACTCCGGCCTGCCCGCTTCTGAAGATTTCTGTAGCAACGTACTGAACCCGCGTGTAGCCAATGAAATGATCACTCCTTACAAAGCATTCTTCCGGAAAGAGATTCCGGCAAGTGAAGCAGAAGCCTTCCGCAAAAATCCACAAGCTTTGGTAGAATGGTGTAAAAAAGAGATCACAATCAATAACGAATTAAACTCACAACGTATACCAATGTCACCAATGGGTGTATGGAAAGCCCGGGTAGCAGACGAGAAATCCCGTAACATTTTCTTTGTATCCATGGCCCGTAGCCTGGGGATTCCTGCCTGGATAGATGAAGTGACCGGCAAGATTCAATATCGGACTTTCAATGACAACAACCTCAAGAACGGCAAGGTCTATGATGTCGATTTTGAAGCCGCACAGCAAACGCAGGCACCAACCGGAACGCTCGTAGCCCGCTACCGGCCGATCCCTTCGTTGAGTGATCCAAAATACTATTCACACTTCACCCTCTCAAAGTTCCGCAATGGAACCTTCCAACTCCTCAACTACGACGAAGGTGACGTAGATATGGGTGGAGGAGCCACCTGGTCGAACTTGCTGAAGAATGGTGCACGCCTGGACACAGGATACTATATGATGGTAACCGGTACTCGCATGGCAAGCGGAGCTGTATTGGCTAATGTGACTTTCTTCACCATTGAAGAGGGAAAGACAACAACTGTCGATCTGGTCATGCGCGAAAGCAAAGACCAGGTACAAGTAATTGGTAATTTTAATTCCGAATCGACTTATCTGCCTATAGGAACCTCCGAACCGCAAAGTATTCTTCAGACTTGTGGCCGGGGATACTACGTTGTAGCAGTGCTGGGAGCCGGACAAGAACCCACTAACCATGCCCTTCGGGATATTGCAGCTTTAAGCGGTGAATTTGAAAAATGGGGACGCAAAATGGTGTTGCTCTTCCCTAGTGAAGAACAGTACAAAAAGTTCCGCCCGTCAGAATTCCCCGGATTGCCTTCAACCATTACCTATGGTATCGACGTAGATGGAGCGATCCAGAAACAAATTGCCGAATCGATGAAGTTGCCAAACAGCACCATCCTGCCCATGTTTATTATCGGTGATACATTCAACCGGGTAGTCTTCGTGTCACAAGGTTATACCATCGGATTGGGCGAACAGTTAATGAAAGTAATCCATGGATTATAG
- a CDS encoding sodium ion-translocating decarboxylase subunit beta → MESIDFGTLFQGFGTMIASGWFLASARMFLIALGFLLIYLGWKGVLEPMVMIPMGLGMVAINCGTLIMPDGTLGNLFLDPMLSDTDALMNTMQIDFLQPVYTLTFSNGLIACFVFMGIGTLLDVGFLLQKPFASIFLALCAELGTFLTVPIASGLGLSLKESASVAMVGGADGPMVLFTSLALAKHLFVPITVVAYLYLGLTYGGYPYLVKLLIPKRLRAIKMVEKKAPKNYDAKVKLAFSAILCAVLCFLFPVASPLFFSLFLGVAVRESGMKHIYDFVSGPLLYGSTFMLGLLLGVLCDAHLLLDPKILKLLVLGMLALLLSGIGGIMGGYIMYFIKKGNYNPVIGIAAVSCVPTTAKVAQKLVSKDNPNSFILGDALGANISGVITSAIITGIYITIIPYL, encoded by the coding sequence ATGGAAAGTATAGACTTTGGAACCCTGTTTCAGGGATTTGGAACAATGATAGCCAGCGGATGGTTTCTGGCCAGTGCCCGTATGTTTTTAATAGCTTTGGGGTTTCTGCTCATTTATTTAGGCTGGAAAGGGGTACTCGAGCCAATGGTGATGATTCCGATGGGCCTGGGAATGGTAGCTATTAATTGTGGAACACTGATTATGCCCGACGGAACATTGGGGAATCTTTTTTTAGATCCGATGCTGTCGGATACCGACGCATTGATGAACACGATGCAGATTGACTTTCTGCAACCGGTATACACATTGACCTTTAGTAACGGATTGATAGCCTGCTTTGTATTTATGGGAATCGGTACATTGCTTGATGTGGGATTCCTATTGCAGAAACCGTTTGCCAGCATTTTTCTTGCTTTATGTGCTGAATTGGGTACATTCTTGACAGTGCCTATTGCTTCCGGTCTGGGACTGTCTTTAAAAGAAAGTGCTTCAGTGGCAATGGTAGGCGGAGCTGATGGTCCGATGGTTTTGTTCACATCGCTTGCTTTGGCCAAACACTTGTTTGTACCTATTACGGTGGTGGCTTATCTTTATCTGGGATTGACTTACGGGGGATATCCTTATTTGGTGAAATTGCTGATTCCTAAACGTCTGCGTGCTATCAAGATGGTAGAAAAGAAAGCTCCTAAAAATTATGATGCGAAAGTGAAGCTGGCTTTTTCTGCAATCCTGTGTGCAGTATTGTGTTTCTTGTTTCCGGTTGCTTCACCATTGTTCTTTTCGCTATTCCTGGGAGTGGCAGTACGTGAATCCGGTATGAAGCATATATATGATTTTGTGAGCGGTCCGTTGCTCTATGGTTCTACTTTTATGTTAGGATTATTATTGGGTGTACTTTGCGACGCACATTTGTTACTCGATCCGAAGATTCTTAAACTGTTAGTATTAGGTATGCTTGCTTTGTTACTGTCGGGTATCGGAGGCATCATGGGAGGGTACATTATGTATTTCATTAAGAAAGGGAACTATAATCCGGTGATCGGCATTGCAGCCGTAAGCTGTGTACCCACTACGGCAAAAGTGGCTCAAAAGTTGGTAAGTAAAGATAATCCGAATTCTTTTATTTTGGGTGATGCATTAGGAGCCAACATTTCAGGAGTAATCACTTCGGCCATCATTACAGGCATTTATATAACGATTATACCTTATTTATAA
- the dinB gene encoding DNA polymerase IV has translation MNERKIIHIDMDAFYASVEQRDHPELRGKPLAVGHAEERGVVAAASYEARRYGVRSAMSSQKAKRLCPQLIFVPGRMEVYKSVSRQVHEIFHEYTDLIEPLSLDEAFLDVTENKQGILLAVDIAKAIKQRIREELSLVASAGVSYNKFLAKIASDFRKPDGLCTIHPDQAIDFIARLPIESFWGVGPVTARKMHLLGIHNGLQLRECSSEMLVRQFGKVGLLYYDFARGVDLRPVEAVRIRKSIGCEHTLEKDIHVRSSVIIELYHVATELVERLQQKEFRGNTLTLKIKFHDFSQITRSMTQAQELTNLERILPLAKQLLKEVEYEQHPIRLIGLSVSNPREEADEHRGVWEQLSFEFSDWGK, from the coding sequence ATGAATGAACGTAAAATTATACATATCGATATGGATGCCTTTTATGCTTCTGTGGAGCAAAGGGATCATCCTGAATTGCGTGGTAAACCGCTTGCCGTGGGGCATGCCGAGGAGCGGGGAGTAGTAGCGGCAGCAAGTTATGAAGCTCGTCGTTATGGAGTTCGTTCGGCTATGTCGTCACAAAAGGCGAAACGTCTGTGTCCGCAATTGATTTTTGTTCCCGGACGGATGGAAGTGTATAAATCCGTTTCCCGTCAGGTACACGAAATATTTCATGAGTATACCGATCTGATTGAACCTCTGTCATTGGATGAAGCGTTTCTTGATGTGACGGAGAATAAGCAGGGGATCTTGCTGGCTGTGGATATAGCTAAAGCTATCAAGCAACGTATCCGTGAAGAACTGAGCCTGGTGGCATCGGCAGGCGTGTCGTATAATAAATTTCTGGCTAAAATAGCTTCGGACTTTCGTAAACCCGACGGACTTTGTACTATTCATCCTGATCAGGCAATCGATTTCATTGCCCGTTTGCCTATTGAGTCATTTTGGGGAGTAGGGCCGGTGACTGCCCGGAAGATGCATTTACTGGGGATACACAATGGACTTCAGTTACGGGAGTGTTCGTCTGAAATGCTGGTACGTCAGTTTGGTAAAGTGGGACTGCTTTATTATGATTTTGCACGTGGAGTCGATCTTCGACCGGTAGAAGCAGTGAGAATACGTAAATCAATCGGATGTGAGCATACATTGGAGAAAGACATCCATGTAAGATCGTCTGTGATTATAGAGCTTTATCACGTAGCTACGGAGCTTGTAGAGCGATTGCAGCAGAAAGAGTTCCGGGGAAATACACTAACTCTGAAGATCAAGTTTCATGATTTTAGCCAGATAACACGAAGCATGACACAGGCACAGGAACTTACGAATCTTGAGAGAATCTTGCCCCTTGCCAAACAATTGCTGAAAGAGGTGGAGTATGAGCAGCATCCCATTCGCTTGATCGGGCTTTCGGTATCGAATCCGAGAGAAGAAGCGGATGAACATCGGGGAGTATGGGAACAACTGAGTTTTGAATTTAGTGATTGGGGAAAATAG
- a CDS encoding GNAT family N-acetyltransferase: MIEQPSPKVYDELLSIWEEAVRSTHHFLTEADIQFYKPLIRHEYLAAVRLYIIREDSGTIAAFMGLSNDCIEMLFVRPNAHGHGYGSRLVEFAIRKKRIYKVDVNEQNAAALGFYLHMGFETTGRDALDATGKPFPILHLQIPPIRLRKATLEDIDLLRTLFTQSVQNTCSTDYNRLQIQAWTGRGTLQRWHELFQSDLYFLLAEDSRKSQVAGFTSVNSKGYLHSMFVHPDYQRQGIASRLLLKAEEYVRIRQGVSVYSEVSITARPFFEKHGYSIEKEQTVSVGDIEMTNFLMYKRI, encoded by the coding sequence ATGATAGAACAACCTTCCCCAAAAGTATATGATGAACTTCTTTCCATCTGGGAAGAAGCTGTCCGAAGCACACACCATTTCCTGACCGAAGCAGACATACAATTTTATAAGCCGCTGATCCGACATGAATATCTTGCCGCAGTCCGATTGTACATCATTCGCGAAGATTCAGGAACTATTGCAGCCTTCATGGGATTAAGTAATGATTGCATAGAAATGTTGTTTGTCCGTCCGAATGCCCATGGACATGGCTACGGTAGTCGGCTGGTTGAATTTGCCATTCGGAAAAAACGAATCTATAAAGTAGACGTAAACGAACAAAATGCAGCAGCACTGGGATTCTATTTACATATGGGATTTGAGACTACCGGTCGCGATGCATTGGATGCAACAGGTAAGCCATTCCCCATTTTACACCTGCAAATTCCTCCCATCCGACTCCGAAAAGCAACTCTTGAGGATATAGATCTGCTTAGAACCCTATTTACACAAAGCGTGCAGAATACCTGTTCGACTGACTATAACAGGTTACAAATCCAAGCATGGACCGGACGGGGAACTCTACAACGTTGGCATGAACTGTTTCAAAGCGACCTATACTTTCTGTTGGCAGAAGACAGCAGAAAGTCTCAAGTGGCAGGATTCACATCTGTCAACTCTAAAGGATATCTGCATAGCATGTTCGTACATCCCGACTATCAACGCCAGGGAATAGCTTCGCGCCTATTGCTAAAAGCAGAAGAGTATGTCCGTATCCGTCAAGGCGTATCTGTCTATTCGGAAGTGAGCATCACTGCCCGCCCATTTTTTGAGAAACACGGCTATAGTATCGAAAAAGAACAAACAGTATCTGTTGGTGACATAGAAATGACTAATTTCTTGATGTATAAACGAATTTAA